A stretch of DNA from Candidatus Eremiobacteraceae bacterium:
GTCCTGATAGATCACGCGGCCCGGAACGCCGACAACCGTGCAGTTGGGCGGAACCGATTTGACGACGACCGCACCCGCGGCGATCTTCGAGCCGGCGCCGATGACCACTGCGCCGATGATGCCGGCGCCAGCGCCGACGATGACGTTGTCCTCGAGCGTCGGGTGGCGCTTGCCGCGCTGCAGCGACGTACCGCCCAGCGTCACGCCCTGATAGATCGTGCAGTCACGCCCGATCTCCACGGTCTCGCCGATCACCACGCCCATGCCGTGATCGATGAACAAGCCCGCGCCGATCTCGGCGCCGGGGTGGATCTCGATGCCGGTGAAAAAGCGCGAGATGTTGGAGAGCACGCGCGGTATGACCGGCACGCCGGCGCGGTACAGCGGGTGGTTGATGAGGCGATGCCAGAACAGCGCGTGGAAGCCGGGATAGGCCAGCAGCACTTCGAGCCAATTGCGCGCCGCGGGATCGCGCTCGAAGCATGCGCGCCAGTCGTGGCGTATCTGACGGAAAATCGAGTCTCGTTGCATGGTTTCGTCCTGCTCGCATCCCGCGCGTCGCGCGGGCTTCTTCTCACATGCGCGCGGCGGGCGCGCGACCGGGCGTGGCGCTAGCGCCGGTCAACAACAACAGGACGGGTTGATGGCCGTGTGGGTCGGGATTGCGCGTGCGGCTTCGGT
This window harbors:
- the cysE gene encoding serine O-acetyltransferase is translated as MQRDSIFRQIRHDWRACFERDPAARNWLEVLLAYPGFHALFWHRLINHPLYRAGVPVIPRVLSNISRFFTGIEIHPGAEIGAGLFIDHGMGVVIGETVEIGRDCTIYQGVTLGGTSLQRGKRHPTLEDNVIVGAGAGIIGAVVIGAGSKIAAGAVVVKSVPPNCTVVGVPGRVIYQDGKPAEPLLPRVDMPDPEADAIAALQQRVEALEMGLRKLEEPDGSKTLQ